A part of Brassica rapa cultivar Chiifu-401-42 chromosome A05, CAAS_Brap_v3.01, whole genome shotgun sequence genomic DNA contains:
- the LOC103869993 gene encoding bidirectional sugar transporter SWEET2, giving the protein MDVFAFQGSFSMWKDVAGIAGNIFAFGLFISPMPTFRRILRNKSTEQFSGLPYIYSLLNCLICLWYGSPFISQRNLMLVTVNSVGATFQLCYIILFIMHTDKKNKMRMLVLLLVVFAVVGLIVAGSLQIPDKLARWYFVGFLSCASLVSMFASPLFVINLVIRTKSVEFMPFYLSLSTFLLSGSFLLYGLFNSDAFVYTPNGIGTILGIVQLSLYCYYHRSSIEEETKEPLIVSYV; this is encoded by the exons ATGGATGTCTTTGCTTTCCAAGGTTCTTTCTCCATGTGGAAAGATGTTGCCGGAATCGCAG GCAACATATTTGCATTTGGACTATTCATTTCACCAAT GCCAACGTTTAGGAGAATATTGAGGAACAAATCAACCGAGCAATTCTCTGGTTTACCATACATATACTCTCTCTTAAACTGCTTGATCTGCCTTTGGTACGGCTCACCTTTCATATCCCAAAGAAACCTCATGCTAGTGACTGTGAACTCCGTTGGAGCCACTTTTCAGCTTTGTTACATTATCCTCTTCATCATGCATACAGACAAGAAGAATAAG ATGAGGATGCTAGTTTTGCTTCTTGTGGTGTTTGCTGTGGTTGGATTGATTGTAGCTGGAAGTTTACAGATACCTGATAAGCTCGCACGATGGTACTTTGTTGGGTTCTTGAGCTGCGCTTCTCTTGTCTCCATGTTTGCCTCGCCTTTGTTTGTTATT AACTTAGTGATTCGGACTAAGAGCGTGGAGTTTATGCCGTTTTATCTCTCTCTATCAACGTTCTTGTTGAGTGGTTCCTTCCTCCTTTACGGGTTATTCAATAGCGACGCCTTTGTTTAC ACACCAAATGGAATAGGAACGATTCTTGGCATTGTGCAGTTGTCTTTGTACTGTTACTACCACAGGAGTTCtatagaagaagaaacaaaagagcCTTTAATTGTTTCTTATGTGTGA